A single genomic interval of Hyalangium ruber harbors:
- a CDS encoding DUF3592 domain-containing protein produces MQFAIPHAPRRVRFTQVPGAVGRLLRTLALGLLFMGVLGAGASFVGRFFLKESAFLARAREVEGLVSHVTLPPLEKRLEAEATLEVLYSVDEVQHSVSGVRTSAEYAEGLGHGAKVKLLVDPEQPDRPREERFARERSGAINLLPWGLGLGALGAVALFLRELRRTIRAELEPLRLGALVWLTPEGPLPETRKEIIFPATYFRQDVKHSVRVRARPGRSPVRNGEKVLAAVVPREPDWARVIDEDLARTLGWIR; encoded by the coding sequence GTGCAGTTCGCCATTCCCCACGCGCCCCGGCGCGTTCGCTTCACCCAGGTCCCCGGCGCCGTGGGGCGGCTCTTGCGTACGCTCGCCCTGGGGCTGCTGTTCATGGGCGTCCTTGGCGCGGGGGCCTCGTTCGTCGGGCGCTTCTTCCTCAAGGAGAGCGCTTTCCTCGCCCGCGCTCGCGAGGTGGAGGGGCTGGTGTCCCATGTGACGCTGCCGCCCCTGGAGAAGCGGCTGGAGGCCGAGGCCACCCTGGAGGTGCTCTACAGCGTCGATGAGGTGCAGCACTCCGTCAGCGGCGTGCGCACCTCCGCCGAGTACGCCGAGGGGCTCGGGCACGGGGCCAAGGTGAAGTTGCTGGTGGATCCCGAGCAGCCGGACCGTCCGCGCGAGGAGCGCTTCGCCCGCGAGCGCTCCGGGGCGATCAATCTGCTGCCCTGGGGGCTCGGGCTGGGGGCGCTGGGCGCCGTGGCCCTGTTCCTCCGCGAGCTGCGCCGCACCATCCGCGCGGAGCTGGAGCCCCTGCGCCTGGGCGCCCTGGTGTGGCTCACCCCCGAGGGGCCCCTGCCGGAGACGCGCAAGGAGATCATCTTCCCCGCCACCTACTTCCGGCAGGACGTGAAGCACTCCGTCCGCGTCCGCGCGCGCCCGGGCCGCTCCCCGGTGCGCAACGGGGAGAAGGTGCTCGCCGCCGTGGTGCCCCGCGAGCCGGACTGGGCCCGCGTCATCGACGAGGACCTGGCCCGGACTCTCGGTTGGATTCGTTGA